In one Leptospira mtsangambouensis genomic region, the following are encoded:
- a CDS encoding restriction endonuclease subunit S, with translation MEWIGEIPANWEVKRLKYLAKINASKPANLSDESVKSEVVFLPMEKVGEDGSVDQSILKNIDEVSRGFTYFERGDILIAKITPCFENGKGAHLKDLNTNVGFGSTEFHTIKSLKFLNPAFAYYQTKSNVFMKVGEGFMSGSAGQKRLPTSFVEDFPIPLPPLAEQTSIAEFLDRKTSQIDSLVEKKKRLIELLKEEKAAVINQAVTKGIDPNVKMKDSGVEWLGEVPEHWEVIPMTKYLESIIDYRGKTPQKIESGTFLVTARNIKEGKINYSISQEYVDTSLYDEIMRRGSLEIGDVLMTTEAPLGEVANVDKVDVAIAQRVIKFRALKAHLDNYFLKEWIATYTFQSYLTSLATGSTALGIKASKLNLLKLALPSIQEQISIVGLVRELNTKYSTMISKIEKEIELLQEYRTALISEVVTGKVRVG, from the coding sequence GTGGAATGGATTGGTGAGATTCCGGCAAATTGGGAAGTAAAGAGATTGAAATATTTGGCAAAGATAAATGCTTCTAAACCAGCAAATCTTTCTGATGAATCTGTTAAATCAGAGGTAGTATTTCTACCAATGGAAAAAGTTGGTGAAGATGGAAGTGTTGACCAGAGTATTTTAAAAAATATCGATGAAGTTAGCCGTGGTTTTACTTACTTTGAAAGAGGGGACATCTTAATAGCGAAAATTACACCATGTTTTGAAAATGGAAAGGGCGCACATTTAAAAGATTTAAATACTAATGTAGGATTTGGCTCAACGGAATTTCATACTATTAAGTCCTTGAAGTTTCTCAATCCAGCATTTGCTTATTATCAAACTAAATCGAATGTATTTATGAAAGTTGGTGAGGGTTTTATGTCTGGCTCTGCAGGACAGAAAAGACTTCCTACTAGTTTTGTTGAGGATTTTCCAATCCCACTCCCTCCTCTCGCCGAACAAACATCCATTGCCGAATTTCTCGACCGCAAAACTTCACAAATCGACAGTTTGGTAGAAAAAAAGAAACGATTGATTGAATTATTGAAAGAAGAAAAAGCAGCAGTAATTAATCAGGCGGTGACGAAGGGAATTGATCCGAATGTGAAAATGAAAGATTCCGGTGTGGAGTGGTTGGGGGAGGTTCCCGAGCATTGGGAAGTAATTCCCATGACGAAATATTTAGAATCAATTATTGATTATAGAGGAAAAACACCTCAAAAGATTGAAAGCGGTACTTTTTTGGTTACAGCTAGAAATATAAAAGAGGGAAAAATAAACTACTCCATATCGCAAGAGTATGTTGATACTAGCCTATATGATGAAATTATGAGGCGAGGTTCACTTGAGATCGGAGATGTCTTAATGACGACTGAAGCTCCGTTGGGTGAGGTTGCGAACGTTGATAAAGTAGATGTCGCTATCGCACAAAGGGTAATTAAATTTAGAGCATTAAAAGCACATTTGGATAATTACTTTTTAAAAGAATGGATTGCTACATATACTTTTCAGTCTTATTTAACTTCATTGGCAACTGGCTCTACTGCATTGGGTATAAAAGCAAGTAAACTAAATTTGCTGAAACTAGCATTACCTTCTATACAAGAGCAAATATCAATCGTTGGTTTAGTCAGAGAATTAAACACAAAATATTCTACAATGATTTCCAAAATTGAAAAGGAAATCGAACTCCTCCAAGAATACCGCACAGCTTTGATTTCAGAGGTGGTGACGGGAAAGGTGAGGGTGGGGTGA
- a CDS encoding type I restriction-modification system subunit M, producing MNVDHNQHLSDEILERKLVLKMNQFKEKANFIWAIADLLRGHYRQSDYGKVILPLTVLRRLDIVLEPTKKNVIEAYEQHKTKKPEILEPILNNAAKVKFHNRSKYDFSELAKDADHLAANFRNYIKGYSLSAIEIIDYFSLEDQIKKLEEYDLLYLVVKKFAEAGDMFRGVSSLEMGYIFEELIRKFAELSNETAGEHFTPREVIRLMVNLLFINDKEILTNKGIVRTLYDPACGTGGMLSVAEEFLHDLNPDAKLEVFGQEMNPESFAICKSDMLIKGQNPSNIKFGNTFTQDGLTEEKFDYMLSNPPFGVDWKKSEKLIKEEAAKKGWDGRFGAGLPAISDGSLLFLQHMVSKMKRKDGGSRLAIVFNGSPLFSGAAGSGPSDIRKWIIENDMLEAIVALPDQLFYNTGISTYIWIVTDHKPKNRKGKVQLINATGGDLEDKDNPFYAKMLRSLGNKRKEIHEDAISKITKLYGDFRESEYCKIFDNDDFGYHRITVERPKLDEAGKPLYDKKGKPLADSDLRDFENIPLKENIESYFQKEVLPHVSDAWIDHEKTKVGYEINFTKYFYKYKPLRSLAEIRRDILALEEETQGMIGDIIES from the coding sequence ATGAATGTAGATCACAATCAACACTTGTCAGATGAAATACTAGAGAGAAAGTTAGTTTTGAAGATGAATCAATTCAAAGAAAAAGCAAATTTTATCTGGGCAATCGCTGATTTACTGAGAGGACATTATAGACAATCAGATTATGGGAAAGTTATATTACCTCTGACTGTTCTACGACGATTGGACATTGTTTTGGAACCTACCAAAAAAAATGTAATTGAGGCATACGAACAACACAAAACAAAGAAGCCAGAAATTTTAGAGCCTATTTTAAACAATGCTGCCAAGGTAAAATTTCATAACCGAAGTAAGTATGACTTTTCTGAACTTGCTAAAGATGCAGACCATTTGGCTGCCAATTTTAGAAATTATATCAAAGGGTATTCTTTAAGTGCGATTGAGATCATTGATTATTTTAGTTTGGAAGATCAAATTAAAAAACTAGAGGAGTATGATCTTTTATATCTTGTTGTTAAAAAATTTGCGGAAGCAGGGGATATGTTTCGGGGTGTGTCTTCCTTGGAGATGGGATATATCTTTGAGGAACTCATTCGGAAGTTTGCAGAGCTTAGCAATGAAACCGCTGGGGAACATTTTACACCCAGAGAAGTGATTAGGCTCATGGTAAATTTACTTTTTATCAATGATAAGGAAATTTTAACCAATAAAGGCATCGTACGCACGTTATATGACCCAGCCTGTGGAACTGGCGGAATGTTGTCTGTTGCAGAAGAGTTTTTGCATGATTTAAATCCGGATGCTAAACTAGAAGTCTTTGGGCAAGAAATGAACCCTGAGTCCTTTGCGATTTGTAAGTCGGATATGCTGATTAAGGGACAAAACCCAAGTAATATTAAATTTGGAAATACGTTTACCCAAGATGGTCTCACGGAAGAAAAATTTGATTATATGCTGAGTAATCCGCCATTTGGTGTGGATTGGAAAAAATCGGAAAAACTCATCAAAGAAGAAGCCGCTAAAAAAGGATGGGATGGAAGGTTTGGTGCGGGACTTCCTGCCATTAGCGATGGTTCACTACTCTTTTTACAACATATGGTTTCTAAGATGAAACGAAAAGATGGGGGGAGCCGATTGGCCATTGTATTTAATGGCTCTCCTTTGTTTAGCGGGGCTGCAGGTAGTGGGCCAAGTGACATTCGTAAATGGATCATTGAAAATGATATGTTGGAAGCCATTGTGGCACTTCCCGACCAATTGTTTTACAATACGGGAATTTCCACTTACATTTGGATTGTAACCGATCACAAACCAAAAAATCGAAAAGGCAAAGTGCAACTCATCAATGCCACAGGTGGTGACTTAGAAGACAAAGACAATCCGTTTTATGCTAAGATGCTTCGTTCTCTCGGAAACAAACGAAAAGAAATTCACGAAGATGCAATTTCCAAGATCACCAAACTCTACGGAGATTTTCGTGAGAGCGAATATTGTAAGATTTTTGATAATGATGATTTTGGTTACCACCGCATTACAGTGGAAAGACCTAAGTTAGATGAAGCGGGCAAACCCTTGTATGATAAAAAAGGAAAACCGTTGGCAGATTCTGACCTTAGGGACTTTGAAAACATCCCTTTAAAAGAAAATATAGAATCCTACTTCCAAAAGGAAGTGCTCCCACATGTATCGGATGCATGGATTGACCATGAAAAAACAAAAGTGGGTTATGAAATCAATTTCACCAAATACTTTTACAAATACAAACCACTTCGCAGTCTAGCGGAGATTCGGCGGGATATCCTCGCCTTAGAAGAAGAAACCCAAGGCATGATTGGAGATATCATCGAATCATGA